A region of the Desulfobacter postgatei 2ac9 genome:
TTGCCAAATACGAACACAGGATAAATGAACTGTCAATTCTAAAAGAATTGATCGAGTCAGTGACTTCCTTGACCCTTGCAGACCAGGAGCTGATCTGGCACAAACAGCTGGAAAGCCTTATCCGGTATAAGAGCCTGTCAGGTGCGGTAGTATACTATATTGGAACAAGACAGGAGCAGAAAGAAAAATTTTATGCCCTGAGCTTTGACCATACCACCGATTATGCAGACCTCCTGCGGGGGGCACAGGTCCTTGACACAATTGTTAATGAAAAACAACCGATCCTGGTTGCCGATCTGGGTAAGCATGGTAAACTGAATATGATAAACGGCTCCATGTTGGCACTGCCGCTGGTATCGGGCGATGAAAGCATTGGTGCATTAATTTTGTTCAGGAATCTTATTGACGGTTTTCCAAAAACCGATATCAGTTTTTTTTCAATTGTCCGTGACCATTTGATAAATACCATCGCGTTTCAGCGGTTTTATTTTGAGAAAATAGAAGAGGAAAGACATATCAGCCAATTGTCCAGGTTTTTCTCAAAGGGTGTTGTGAAAAAAATCCTGGAAAACAGCGCGCCCAGGTTGGGCGGAGAGCGTAAAAAGGCCTGCGTATTATTTGCCGACCTCCAGGGGTTTACAGCGTTGTCTGAGCAACTTGCATCAGAGCAGGTGGTAGAGGTGCTCAATAATTTTTTCCACTACATGATTCCCATTGTATTCCAAAATCACGGGACATTGGATAAGCTTATCGGGGATTGTATTATGACCGTGTTCGGCGCGCCCATTGATGATAAAAAAGACTGTTATCATGCGGTAAAAACCGCCCTGGAAATGTTCGTTGTCTTTAACCGGTTGAAGGATAAAAAAGGCGGAGTATACCAGCACCTGAAGATGACGGTGGGTATCAATTTCGGTGAATTGATTGTAGGTTTCATCGGCGAGCAGAACCACCTGGACTATACGGTGATCGGTGATACGGTGAATTCTGCGCAACGGCTTCAGTCAATGGCAGGCGGCAATGAAATTTTTATTTCCGAGAGTGTGTTGGAGAGGACAGGCAAGGATCTCAATACCATGGAGAACATCAAGTCCGTTCATGATCTGGGGACCATGACCCTGAAAGGAAAAAGCCATCAATTGAAGGTCTATAAAATTATCCCGGAGATATGCTGATCCCCTAATTACCAAACAAGCTCTCAGATCATCCCCAGATCAATGGCTTTAATTACCTGTTTGGCCTCGGTAAAGCCGTGGTCTTTGTCAAGGGCGGCCTGGAAATAGGTTTTGGCTTTGCTGGTGTTTTTGGCATCTAGATAAAGGCGGCCGATATTGTAATAGATATAGGGCTCGTCCGGGTGGACTTTCAACGCTTTTTTGTACTGTTTCATGGCTTCTTTTGTGTCCCCCTTTTTCCGGTAAAGCACGCCTAATGTGTTGAATACGTTCAGTGAGTTGGTCCCGGAAGCCAACAGCTCATTGAGCAGATCCTCGGCTTTTCCCAGTTTATCGGTATCCATATAGATTTCTGCGGCGATCCGGGTGTACTCTTCGGCCTTTTCAACATCCCCCATAGCCCTGTATACCACGGCCATGGCTTTGTATGCCTTGACAAAAAGCCGGTCCAGGCTCGTTGCCTTGGAAAAGGCTTCTATGGCTTCGGGATGCTTGTTTTGAGCCGTTTTGATGTATCCGATATTG
Encoded here:
- a CDS encoding adenylate/guanylate cyclase domain-containing protein; amino-acid sequence: MIRDTDEESCPDGRQFELVKNNYLNLLAKYEHRINELSILKELIESVTSLTLADQELIWHKQLESLIRYKSLSGAVVYYIGTRQEQKEKFYALSFDHTTDYADLLRGAQVLDTIVNEKQPILVADLGKHGKLNMINGSMLALPLVSGDESIGALILFRNLIDGFPKTDISFFSIVRDHLINTIAFQRFYFEKIEEERHISQLSRFFSKGVVKKILENSAPRLGGERKKACVLFADLQGFTALSEQLASEQVVEVLNNFFHYMIPIVFQNHGTLDKLIGDCIMTVFGAPIDDKKDCYHAVKTALEMFVVFNRLKDKKGGVYQHLKMTVGINFGELIVGFIGEQNHLDYTVIGDTVNSAQRLQSMAGGNEIFISESVLERTGKDLNTMENIKSVHDLGTMTLKGKSHQLKVYKIIPEIC